AAATTTTTAGGACTCGTTATAAATATGGTCCTCATGCGGATTTTTGGTTAACGGTTTCATGGTCTGACATTTGAAACCCGCTCTCTCCCGTTGGGAAGTCATTTACCGCAGACACTTCACCATTATTATGTGGACCCCGTGGACACAGAAGTGACAACAGACGAGTACTCTGCAttttggaaagaaggaaactgagccCCAGGCCTAAGCACAAcaagtccaaggtcacacacgGCGAGATAGGGACAAGCTGGGCTGCTGTTTTTCCAAGGTTGTCGCATACGACGTGGTAAGCCAGCACTCATTCCGCAGGAGAAACGGCAGAGAAAGGAGCAGCACTCACACACCCATGCTTGCCCCCCGCCCTCACTCAGGTGCAAGCACGAAGAGGGGGCTGATTCGCCGGGAACACCGCTCTACGGTCAACTCCGGGACAAGTGTCACCTCCTGTCCACTCCAAGCCCGCAAAGACGCCCCGTGGGGGACGAACGGGGTGTACACACGCggacgtgtacacacacacgcgcgcgcgcgcgccccACGGCCTGCGCGCAGCTGCCCGCTCCCTGCGGCACGTCTCGGTCCGCACAGCCGTCCCGGGACGCAGGCTACAGGGTTCCCCTTACCAAGAAGCCGGAGGAAGATCTGGAGCCCGATGCAGAGCCTGCTTTGGCTGGAATCGTAGTAGGAGTTGAAGATGGCGTCGATGATGTAGAGGCAGGGCACCCGGAGCGCCACTTCGAGCGCCGCCCAGACCTGCTGATGGGCCATCCGCACCTGCTGCTGCTGCGGGTGACCCACCGCCGCCATGAACCGCTGCCACACCGGGGCTGGGCGGGCCGGGCCGGGCAGCGCGGGGCAGGGCCCGGGACGACGGCCAGGGGCGGGGGCTGATGCGGGCGACTCCGCCCTTCCCTCCTGTCCCGTCGCACGGCCCGCCCCGCCGCCCGCTCTCGTCTCTCGAGCTGGagcaggcggcggcggcggctgagGCAGCGGCGGCAGCTCCCGGGAGGCCTCCGGGTGCCCGGGTTTCCGGCCGGCTATGGTCtggctcctcctccctcccccgcctGCCCCGCCCGTAGAGCCACCATCTTGACCTCGCCCGCCTGCCTCAGCCGGCGCTGCTGTTGCCAAGCCGAGGCTGCGCTCGCGGTCACGCGAGACCGCGGAGACCGCGCCGCTGTCGCGTCATAATCCGGCGCTAGGGACGCTCCCCAGTTTGTCATCACGCACGGCGTAGCAAACGTCTCCCCGCGTTGCCATGGTTTCCACCCACATTCGCCACCGACATCGCGTTCGCCGAAGGCTTTGGCGCCCCCCGGTGGCGCAGGCGCCCTGCGGCAGCCGCGTGACCGCCTCACCTGCGGCGGCGCGAGCTCCGGGAGGGACTCCCTGCGCCCGCGGGCGGGCGTTATTGGCTGTTTTATTAGAGCCCATAAAACATCCCGTAAACATGGTTCAGACAGAGTTGCTCGGGAGGAGGAAAGCCATGTACCCGCCGGGCCTACCCCACCGCACCGGGAAGCCAGGTCTGAAAGACGGCAGACATTCCGGGGAAAATACCTCGGAGGAGGCTGCCTGGGGTCCTGCTGGGAGCGTCGCTGCGTGGGTTTAACGGAGCGGCCGCCTATGTGGCACTGGACCAGGTGTGGTAGTCGCTCCCAACAACAGCCCTTATTCCTCTTCGCATCACCCTAACCACCTCCTCCCAAATTGGACAGAACTGAGGACACTCATGGCCACATTTTACTGATATCAAGAGCCACTGTGACTTAAGGACAGAACCCAGGCCTCGGCCTTGGATGTCTAGTCTTCTCTGAGGTAAGCACATCCAGGCCGCCCCTTCTTTTGCTCGAGGGAAAAAGAGGCCACACTTATGTGTTTGTAGGGAATCGAAATCTGCCACCCCAAAGTATGCCACTTTGAcataggattattttgagctgaagacaattGAAAaggcacccctcccccaaaaaaggatCTCTGCCTCCACCACCGCCCCACACATTAGCCTAaaaagcaggacataaatttCCACTTGGAAAGGTGTCTCCCTCTCCACCGATAAGAGGCCAACTCTTTGACTCTCAATCACCCATAAACCTTATTAATCTAAGCCTTATTTTTCCAGTCTCCCCCATATATTTACCTTCCCACAGTTTGCCACTCCTAAAAGCCTAAACCCCTTTTCCTTTGTCACTTCTCTACAAATTTACTGGATTTTGTAAAAAGCCCTCAATTGTAGCCACCCCTTTACGTTATTCACCAATGAGTTTATCCCCCGCACCTCATTTATTCCACTTGTGCACCTCAAGagttaataaattgtttttctgttgttaatcTCTGTTTTGTCAGTGTAATTACCAGGGCCCCAGCCACAGAACCTAGGATGGtaaaggtttttgtttatttttccctcctcCAACACTGTCTTGCCTGTCCATGTAATCAATATATGAATCTGGCCATCcctatctttctcttccttcaccAGCAAATGAGAGTGTAAACTGGGTCAGATCAGAGGCTGCACTGTAGACCCAGCCCTCTCAGATTAAGGGGGATAAAACAGGAAGCAAGAACCTGGCTCCCTTGGGCTCCGAGCCGAAATTGCACTTTGCAATCCGCTTTATATCATGGGTGATTACCCTCCCAGTCAAGAACCCTCCAGAGGTGAGGAGGATTATAAAATTCCTCCAAGACCCCTTTTTCTGAGTGGAGGTCTTCGTGGTAGAATGATTGAACCCAAACCCAAACTCCTTACTCCAGTCTCATGTTTTTAACCTTCTATTATTATCCTCCACTAATTTTGACGCCATCCGTGCTTATTGTGTACTTAAAGGGCACTGTGCTAAGGgttttacattttacttaaatCTTTGTATCAGCCTTATTTTGGTGggtattattatctctgttttagagaggaggaaattgaggcttcgCTCAATTATCAAGATCACAAAATTATTTATCCCATTAGAGTGGGAATTCTCCTATTTCTACCTTTTCATTCCCAGACCTGCATTTTCTATCAACATGGGACATGGCACTATTTAATGGGTGTTGATTTAGAGTATGTTATATCTTGGTGGATGATGTCCCACCTTCACAGGGTATTTTCTCCAAGCTTTTGCTTCAGTTTCAAAAGGTTTTTCCATCACTCCATCAGGCCAGCATTTTCTAGGTTGTGTAGTATGTGATAGGACCAGTGAATCCCACAGTCATGTGCCCACTGAAACACCCTGGCTATAAAGTAGGTCTCTAGGTCAAAAGCAGTATTATGTGGGATACATATTAATAGATCAAACACTTGTAAACCCTTGGATAGTAGTTCTGGCCAACATCTTGAGGGCAGGAAAGGCAAACTCATACCTGGAGATGGGAAGAGTCTAGTCAAGGTGAATCACTGTCCTAGGATCAAAGGAATGCAAAGTAATCAACTTGCTACCAAGCAGCTGCTTGGTTTCCTTGAGGGCGATGTTGTGTCAAGGGCTCACTGTGGAACATTAGGGAGTGGCTACTTGGTGAGTGGAGCCATGCTGTTGGCCTCTTGCTGACCGGCATCCCTGCCAGCTGACTACTTCGTTCATGAGCCCATTATGCCATTACTGGGGTAGCTGATGATTACAGATGCTGAAGTTCGCTGGCCAAGTCTTTTTGTTTACTTGGCTGTTGAGTTCCTCTTCCATGGTAGATGGTCTCTGGTAGGCACTGTGATGCAATACCAACTTCTTTACTCATGTGCCCAATCCCATAGACTTGTCTGCTCCTTTAGGCTTGCTTGTCCCTGATCTCCCAATTCCCCGCCCCCCAcagcccttcctccccaccctcccatcaACTAGCCAATGTGTCTGCCACTTGCCATGAAGGTATATTCTTACTTCAGGCCACTTCTCTTTCCCCACAAAGTGGATGACCAGGAATATTGCCCAGAATTCTGCCTTTTGGGAGGATTCCATTCAATGCTGTTTTAAGGCCACTCCTAAGTAGGGCTGTAGGGCAGCGGCagagtatttttgttttgaaccCATATTTCACAAAAACCCATCAGTGAACTTAGCTCTGGCTTTTTTGTCCTCCTTAGGCTAGATATAAGGGCCTCTCAAGCGGCCATCATTATGAATTAAGGGAGGGACTTAGAAGTATGACATGGGAGTCTGGGCCACCTGCCTGTGCACCTGTTTCCTCTGACCCTGCTTCTCATCAATTCTAGATGTACCACTTGCACCTTATGATGCATTGACTTGGTGGGCCTGACAGAACCCAGCTCGTGATGCGACAACTCTGGCTACAGGGTCACTTGCTGTCTCCTGAGATGCTCAGTTCCTACTAAGGCCCATTAGCATGCTAAGGACTCATTTTTGAAtgtcatgtggttctctgctgcAGATGGCCTGGCCTTGCTACAGAACCCTAAGAGTCTACCTTGTGATTCTCCTATTGGAGCTTGCCATAAACTCCCACGGCTGCTCTGCTTATCACAGATACAATTGTCCCATAGAATCTCCTCAATTGAACAGCCCACGTAACGAGGCTAAGTCCACTAAAGCCTGTACCTGCTACAGAGCCTTTACATGCTCTGGATCCCACTGAAAACTGTCACCCAGTATATGAATCACAGCAATATTCCCAAGTTCTGAATTCCCACTAAGAAGCCTATAGATCTTGGTGTGCTTCCTTGGTGGCCGAGTAATATTGATCAAATGAGTGGGTGAGATGCAAAAATTTGTTCTTTACCTTGAAAGAGTAATCTTGGCATTAAAGCAGACCACTTGGACCCTTAAAATTTCAGTGCCCATGTCAATCTTCTTTCACCACTGAATACTCAGGGCAtaatagagacagagatagagattaCAGATTaaagatagatgagagagagagagagatcaggtTGAATTAATTCATTCATGTGCGGCCTATCTGCAGCTTGTGGCAGGATGGTAACCCCTCAGCCCCTGGACATATGTGGCTCTTGGACCCATCTTCCTCATTGTTTCTCCCCCATTTTCCTGCCCATATTGGCTCAAGCCCCAGCTTCGCATCTTTAGTTGGAGGCAAGAAAGCCATAGACACACGTGAGAACAAAGCCAACATGTAAAAGAGGAGATGATTAATACAGGCCACTCGGGGGGatggaaatggaaacaagcaGGTTCTGTCTGTGGTGGGATCACATGAGAGCTAACATTTGTGGAGGCTCACTGTGGACAAGACACTTGTTCTTCTTCACCCTTACAACAACCCTTATCTTCAACACATCTCTCACTGATTCCTCTTCCAAATTGATCTAATGACAATGttacaaacattttctgagcacaAACTTCTCCTGTTATTCTTTTCAAGTGGTATCTGTTTGCACCCTGACTCCACTTACCAAACTTTTACCCAATTTTTAAGAACCAATTGAAAAACTGCTTCTCTGAAGACTTCCCCATTCACTTCTCAGAAGTTTTCTCCCCCACCTGTGCTCCTACAACATGCTGTCACTCATATGGCATTTATTTCACTGTATTCCAATTTGTTGAGTATTTGTGTTATTTCGGCTACTAGGCTGTGAGCTCCTCAGAGACAACTGTATCTAATGAATATATTTCCTGCGGCTCATGTATATAATAGGCACTTAATATCTGCAGAATAACACAAAGTTAACTAGTGCTGTCCTTATTGTCACCCTTGCCAAAAGGACAAGCAGCATAATTCAACCCCAGTCAGACAAATGCCAGGTGTAATCATAATCCTGATAAAGCCacacttttctctatttcctttatcaGGCAAACAAGCCCACCGAAACAAAGCTCTGAGAAGTGACTCTCTACAATTAGTCATCCCAAGGGTAAAACAATGGTGATGGCCGACAGCCCTAAAATAAGCTGAGGCTTGAAACACTCTGCAGAATATCTCACATTCCCTCTAGCTCATTTTGTTGGTCCTGATGTTGTCAGCCAGGGAAGGATGATGAAAAGGGAGTCTGGGgcctttaaaaatctaaaattttcattagaacttttaaaatagctAGCAATTGGCAGTTATTGCACAAGCTTAAGACTGAAAATCTAGTTTCCCTATGATTTAAAGACGTCATTGTTATccctttttctaatatttaagaCATTCCCCCCAACACTTGTTTAGGAATGCCAAAGTAGGGGAATAGAGTTAATACACTAGGGTAAATTTTGTCCTCTTTCCCTCCCAAACTTAGTCATAATAACAAAGCAGCACCATTTTAATGACTTGATTTGGACTCCATTGCTTAGTTCcatcaattttatttctcaaatccatctacctcccactgccaccaccctagCAAGCCACCATCACCTCATGTCTGGACAACCACAGAAACTTCCTCACCGGTCTGCTTCCATCCTGGACCCCTCCAGTCGATTTTCCATATTGGAGCCAGAGTGATTTTGGAAACAGCACTGCCTTTCACTCTAAACCAATATCCTGTGTACAACTGCTTATTAGATAATAGCCACGAGACAGTTCAAAAAccctcattttgcaaataaggaaatcCAAGGCCAAAAGAATATTGAAACCATGTACCCAAGGTGAGACAGAACTGAAGTCAGAATTTGGAATTCATGATTGCATAGGTGGGTCTCAGTGAGCCATACTGCTTCTCCCAGATATGTAGTTCATTGTCAGGGTGATTAATGGAAGACAAATGAAATGATTTGGATTtatctagggcaggggtgtccaaattgcgGCCCGCGgaccaactgcagcccatgatccattgttaattggcccacagcaaattccaaaaatatatttaaataaaccaggtgaggcaatacgtacttcacctcgagtgagtggcccggctgtttgtgtattttaccacatatggcccttagtaaaaaacgttgaaaagtttggacacccctgatctagagccTGCTTTCAGGGCCACAGCTTCCGAGCTGATGCATTCCGGGTCACTCCCACACAGATCCTCATGTCTCAGGACCCACCTTCTCTAGCCAACCAGAGGACAGGGGCGGCATTCCAGATCCAGGACTATGTGATCCACGTGGGGAGCATAGGATTTCACTAGTTGGATGTGCAAGATTTGTGTCTTCCACGCTTTCCCATGCACCTGCTGAAGAAGAGCGGCAATGCGAGTTTCTGCAGATTCCGCCCATCTGTGCCACTCTGGCTTGGTGGCTACTGACAGCCCTTTTCTCCTAGAATCCCTGGTAGCTCCATTTCCCCTATGGTTGGTGATAATTTGCTGAGGATGAGGCCAGTGCTCCTCCTCCATTTCACTGCTTCTGGGAGGCTGGAGAATCTTCCCTGGGGAAGATTCCACATTTTGATGGATATGCAAAATGCCCCCAGCATCCTTTCGTAGCACTTGGCAAGCAATGGGCCAGCCTTCTTCGGAGCTGGGAATCAGCCCCAGGTTCACCCTGTCCGCAATGTTTGAGAGCTTCAGTTTTCTGTTATCCCCAAAGTGTATTTGGCACCGATCTAGGACTCCATTGAGCTCAAGGTTCTTTCTCAGAGCAACTACAGCATGAGGGTTCCACTCACAGGCGTGCACGAAGGCAGCGGCAGCATGCACTAGAAAGGGCAATGTAAAATAACCAATTCCTGCGTAGAGATCCACCAGCACTTGTCCAACGCAGGGCAACGATGCCACTCGAAGTTTCTCAGTGATGTTTCCGAAAGAGAACATACACTGGGTTATGTCAAAGTTATATCGGATCCCGTTATCCACGTGTTCCACCCAGCCATCGTCACCCAGCAGCAGAGTCACGGCTGGAGTTCGAGTGCCATCCGGTGATACCCGCCCGCGTTTGGCCAAACGCTGGACTCCCAGTGCGGAGGCAACAGTCTCCCAGAGTTCTGGTTCCAGATTTTTCCACTGCTCGGCTTTGAAACAGTCCTCACTCAGCAACAAGAGGTTACCGTGGCGTTGCCAAGATCGGGGCAAATCAGCCTCCAGCGCAGCTGACCAGGTCACTCCCTGGCTCTCTACCCAGCGACTCACCTGCAGACACAGCCTTTGGGCCGGCGAACAACTCTGCGCCTTCTTTGAAGGAACAGGATCCAGGAGCTGCGCGAGCGCACAGGTGCTGCCGGGAGCCACACGATTCCTCAGCTCCCGCAGGTGCTGCTCGCGGAGGGCCTCTCCCAGCACCGGGAGCGCCACGGTGCCATCCGGCATCGTTTTCACACGGTGCTGTCTATTCAGGAGTTTCTCCTTCTCGAGATATTCCCTGTATCGCTGGGCAAACCGACGCTCAGTCACAACCGCGACAACAGCCGCGGgcctcccaccttccctttcCATTTTGCTGGCCCCACATGCTCTCGGATTCACTGTGCGCGACTCCCTCTTCTCGGAGGCCACTCACCGCCCAGGGCGCACCCACGGCCGCAGCACTGAGAGACCCAAACGCCCCGCTGAGCCGGCGACGGAAGTGACGTCAAACCAGCAGCCCGGAACTAAACGATAGCGACGGGACGGTCGGCGAATGGCGTCGCCGTTGCTATGGTGAAGCTTCTGCCGCCACCTTTATTGTCGTTGACCGTTGCTTATTCAGAAAATTAGTAATGAAAACGAATTGTGTGGGCTTAAAACCTTCACATTAGTCGGTATCTTCCAGAACCCTCATGCACTCTCTTCAATGCTGCTCGCGAATCCAAAGAAAGCAATGCATCTGGTATGATGGtggcatattttttatttatgtatttaaacaaGTTTGTTAGGGCAAGCTCTCAAGTGTGAAGAGTGATTCACGGTTATTCCCTGTATGTGATACAATTATAGgtgattccattttcttttgtacattttctCTAGTTACAAATTGCATGTGAtgaacaaatgttatttttatgttaggaaaatctttataaaatctaTGAGGCCAgtaaagaaattgttttctggGTCCCAGACAAATGGAAACTCcctttagtttcatttttagtgggagaggggagaagtcatatctcacaaaatatttttttgtctagGTTACCTTCTGTTCCAAGGTCAATCTAAAACCTTGCAACAATAATTGATTCTTCCCCGGGCACCACAAATTCAACACTTCCCAAATGCACTCCGCTTGTGATCTCCCTACTCTTTAGCTTGTGAAATGCCCCTGCCAGTCTCCTAGATGCTCACGTCGGAAACCTGGGACTTTTACTTATGCCTCTCCCTTGTCCTCAGTGCTCATAACAAAGCCATGTccgttttgtcttttttttttttttttgaacattttttttaattagttcaggtgcacaaaacaatgtaatagttagacatcatttatatctctcactcagtgacaccctccctccccccatccgctacccctctgacatcgcacacagccattacatttccactgtctattcctaatgctgtactccgcttcttgtaactgtatgtatatatatatatatatatatatatatatatatatatatatataaaattgtagttgacattcaataatgaatgtcaataaTGAACATCTCCGTTTTTAATGAACTTTGCTTGTTACATTGTTCCCCAGAGAATCCCTTTTACTGTCCCAGTGACAGAAGTCACTAGACCTTGTCCCTAGACCTTGTCTGTCCCTAGACCTTGTCTTTGACTTTTTTACAGCTTCCTGAGTGGACTTTCTGCCCTTTTTTATTTCACGGATAACATACTATTATTTCACTCCCTTTATTTTACGTGAATGTGTTTGAATTATAATCAAGATAGTAAACAATTTTTATCAGCTTTGTTTGATTATATAAAAGCCACATTTAAGCATATTATaccataattaaatattattggcTTTGAATAATTCATATTATGATACTTAGAACTTGAGactttgtaatatttaaatttataaaaacttaaaaatagcaaGCTTTAATAAAATACCTTATATGAAAAGTTCTCACTTTAATTCATTAGTAGGTAGTTTTATTGAACCTTTTTTTATGTTCTACAGTAAAATCccaatatgatttatttttatatggtgATGCTTGtatttttacttattgatttgtagtgttttaaatgtaaacagtaaAATGAACACTCATGGGTTATATCcagaaataatctttattttgtCCCATTACCACCCTGCTCATGCGTGAAAACAGGCCATCTGTAGCTTTTCTAAATGACCCATTTTAGGAGTGCGTTGTTTAATTCACCAgatttccttgtaattgattcttaatttccttccactgtggtcagagaacatactttggtttcaatccttttaaatttatcaaggCTTGTATTATGGCCAAGCATATGGTCTGTCGAGAATGTTTCATgggcacttgagaaaaatgtgtattctgctgttgttgggttgAGTGTCTTATAGATAACTGTTAGCTGATATCTTTGCAGGTCATGCTCAAGGTGAAATAACTCTATGGTCACAATAATTCACAACCATAATCTCAGTTCAGAAACTAGAATGCCTGGTATCAAGTACTAATCTAAACACATAGCCTTCTTTTATTCCCACGACACACTCCCGCCTctccttgcaatttattttcataactgCTCTCCCTGCGCAGAaatctcctttccttttattcctgAGATCTCAGGCCAATCAGAACATCTTCAGGAAAACCTCTAACCTCCTAACTCATCTCCCCGATAAGTCAAATCCTCATCAACAAGTCTCATAGCACCATGTCCTTCTCTTACAGCCCTTTCCTgtcatcatttttcatttttgaatttgaTTAATAGCAAAGTGTGTAAGTTTCAAGGGATGAGGAGCTGGATTTCCCCCTCATTATTGTATTTCCTTATTGTATTTATGGAGGCCCAccacacatagtaggtcctcataAAGTGTTTGTAGAATGAACacacaagtgaatgaatgaaggagagatggaaggaaagagCTGTAGGAAAAAACAGTTCATGGCCAGAAAGTGTTTTAGTTCTAAAATACCGCCACTAGATGGCAGCGATAACAAGCACCAAAGTAGTGGACgcttccaagtcaagttcttcCGTTTGCATGTCCAGTGCTGCTCAAgggcccttcccttccccactggCCTTTCTTCATTCATCTCTATTAGACAGCCCTTTCTAACATGGCGGATTCAGATGCCTGGGTGTGTTTGGCAGCAGGTAATGGAAACCCCAACAAAAAGCAGCTCTACAATGGGAGGacaagtatgtattttttaaccTGAAAGTCCAGGGCTGGTATCGCTGTTCAGGGAGACCCTTGGTAAACCAGGCTCCTTCTCAACCTTCGTGTGACACCTTTATCCTTATGGTTTCAAGATGGCCACTGCACTCCTAGGCTCTGTGAGCATACTGAGACAGGGCAAAAGGAAACAAGAGGTGCCCATCCCAAGGACTCCCACTGACCCCTCTGGGACACAAAGGGGTCCCAAGGCCACCCTTGACTGCTAGGGAGGCTGGAAGTGGGTTGATTTTAGTTTTTGGTTGgtcttacatttttaatatggGATAATTGAAGACCTAAGGGAGAGTATGCAAAGTCAGCCATCAAATGACATTCCTCC
Above is a window of Rhinolophus sinicus isolate RSC01 linkage group LG12, ASM3656204v1, whole genome shotgun sequence DNA encoding:
- the TRMT12 gene encoding tRNA wybutosine-synthesizing protein 2 homolog; translation: MEREGGRPAAVVAVVTERRFAQRYREYLEKEKLLNRQHRVKTMPDGTVALPVLGEALREQHLRELRNRVAPGSTCALAQLLDPVPSKKAQSCSPAQRLCLQVSRWVESQGVTWSAALEADLPRSWQRHGNLLLLSEDCFKAEQWKNLEPELWETVASALGVQRLAKRGRVSPDGTRTPAVTLLLGDDGWVEHVDNGIRYNFDITQCMFSFGNITEKLRVASLPCVGQVLVDLYAGIGYFTLPFLVHAAAAFVHACEWNPHAVVALRKNLELNGVLDRCQIHFGDNRKLKLSNIADRVNLGLIPSSEEGWPIACQVLRKDAGGILHIHQNVESSPGKILQPPRSSEMEEEHWPHPQQIITNHRGNGATRDSRRKGLSVATKPEWHRWAESAETRIAALLQQVHGKAWKTQILHIQLVKSYAPHVDHIVLDLECRPCPLVG